The uncultured Cohaesibacter sp. genome includes a window with the following:
- the pcaQ gene encoding pca operon transcription factor PcaQ, whose amino-acid sequence MIDRRIKFRHIQCFVEICRQKSLKKAAERQYLTQPAISKTLKELEDILDTQLLNRSRAGVSPTKEGEVFLHFAEMSVASLQQGLYGVEQISSGGKSRLAVGALPSVAARLMPDVVKRLAELTDDVMLTISDGPHSFLMDRLRRGELDLVIGRLGASDTMTGISFTQLYNEHVVVVVRAGHPLCGDPDLTRLSEWPVLYPSEASAIRPLVERFLIANGFGEFPNRIETVSGAFGRAFVARTDAVWFISAGVVANEIADGRMVQLPFDMDMTRGPVGLMVRQESEAGPAERMFRLAVSQTIRDLEMD is encoded by the coding sequence ATGATCGATCGCCGCATCAAGTTCCGCCACATCCAGTGTTTCGTAGAAATTTGCCGCCAGAAAAGCCTCAAGAAGGCCGCAGAACGCCAGTATCTCACCCAGCCAGCCATCTCCAAGACGCTCAAGGAGCTGGAGGATATTCTTGACACTCAGCTGCTCAACCGCAGCCGCGCAGGCGTCAGCCCGACCAAGGAAGGTGAGGTCTTTCTCCATTTTGCCGAAATGAGCGTGGCCTCCCTGCAGCAGGGCCTTTATGGAGTCGAGCAGATTTCCTCAGGTGGCAAATCCCGTCTCGCAGTCGGGGCGCTGCCCAGCGTCGCGGCGCGCCTGATGCCCGATGTGGTCAAGCGGCTGGCCGAATTGACTGACGATGTCATGCTGACCATCTCGGACGGCCCGCACAGCTTTTTGATGGATCGCCTGCGGCGCGGCGAGCTGGATCTGGTGATCGGGCGGCTCGGAGCCTCCGACACCATGACCGGCATTTCCTTCACCCAGCTTTACAATGAGCATGTGGTCGTCGTGGTCCGGGCGGGCCATCCCCTGTGTGGTGATCCAGACCTCACCCGCCTGTCCGAATGGCCTGTGCTCTATCCGTCAGAAGCATCCGCCATTCGACCATTGGTTGAGCGCTTTCTGATCGCAAATGGTTTTGGTGAGTTTCCCAATCGCATAGAAACCGTGTCAGGAGCCTTTGGCCGGGCCTTTGTGGCCCGGACCGATGCGGTCTGGTTCATTTCCGCAGGCGTGGTCGCCAACGAAATCGCTGACGGGCGCATGGTGCAACTGCCTTTCGATATGGACATGACGAGGGGGCCGGTAGGCCTGATGGTGCGACAGGAGAGCGAAGCTGGCCCGGCTGAGCGGATGTTCCGTCTGGCCGTCAGTCAGACCATCAGGGATCTGGAAATGGACTAG
- a CDS encoding feruloyl-CoA synthase, with protein MMRTSRFQPHSVSREDRPDGTILLRSNHALGPVVERTGDWLHQWSETSPDRIFLAERSGAGWHEESYASTLQKVRALAAALLGRGMGPQTPLLVMSGNGLDHGLLTLAAQYVGIPTVPVAEQYSLIHGAHGRLRHAIELVRPRMAYVSDADQYREALELDALQGVDVIASRPGHNTRVTSFASLLRGDAGVDVAAAFGKVTADSVVKILMTSGSTSNPKGVETTHRMMCVNQTQIADALPFLRARPPRVVDWLPWNHVFGGSHNFNMMLANGGSYYIDDGKPVKGLFERTVENLSLVTGTACFNVPVGFAMLLEALEADKGLRQRFFEDLDLIFYAGASLPQDVWQGFERMALEVRGEIPLMTSSWGMTETAPACIMQHEPVDRAGVVGVPLNDVTVKLLPDEDQRCEVRVKGYSVFKGYYNDPQKTAESFDEEGYLITGDAMVFVDPGDMNKGMKFDGRISEDFKLLTGTWVRASKLRLDMLSTLSPLAADLVITGADRNEIGVMIFPDRKELINQGFDLSEDDGAYHCKLLQGEIHRRLAERARSISGSSTRVSRAIVLVDPPSMPEGEMTAKGNLNVRKVLTRRADLLKRLYDNADPAVTTI; from the coding sequence ATGATGAGGACAAGCCGGTTTCAGCCGCATTCGGTCAGTCGGGAGGATCGCCCGGACGGCACCATTCTGCTGCGCTCCAACCACGCTCTCGGGCCGGTCGTTGAGCGCACAGGCGACTGGCTGCATCAATGGAGCGAGACGTCACCGGACCGCATCTTTCTGGCCGAAAGAAGCGGGGCGGGCTGGCACGAGGAAAGCTATGCCTCCACCCTGCAAAAGGTCCGGGCGTTGGCTGCCGCCCTGCTTGGACGCGGCATGGGACCACAGACCCCATTGCTGGTGATGTCGGGCAATGGCCTCGACCATGGTCTGCTCACGCTCGCGGCCCAATATGTCGGCATCCCGACGGTGCCTGTTGCCGAGCAATATTCCCTCATTCACGGGGCTCATGGCCGCCTTCGCCATGCAATCGAGCTGGTGCGCCCACGTATGGCCTATGTTTCGGATGCGGATCAATATCGCGAAGCGCTCGAACTCGATGCCCTTCAGGGTGTGGATGTGATCGCCTCACGGCCCGGCCACAACACCCGCGTTACCTCGTTCGCGTCGCTCTTGCGTGGCGATGCCGGGGTCGATGTGGCGGCAGCCTTCGGCAAGGTGACCGCAGACAGTGTCGTCAAGATCCTGATGACCAGCGGCTCCACCTCCAACCCCAAGGGGGTTGAGACCACCCATCGCATGATGTGCGTGAACCAGACCCAGATCGCCGACGCCTTGCCTTTTCTGCGCGCCCGACCACCGCGCGTTGTCGATTGGTTGCCGTGGAACCATGTCTTTGGCGGCTCGCACAATTTCAACATGATGCTGGCGAATGGCGGGAGCTATTACATTGATGACGGCAAACCGGTAAAGGGCCTGTTCGAGCGCACGGTCGAGAACCTGTCTCTGGTAACGGGAACCGCCTGTTTCAACGTGCCGGTCGGCTTTGCCATGCTGCTCGAGGCGCTGGAGGCCGACAAGGGCCTGCGCCAGCGGTTCTTCGAAGATCTCGATCTGATCTTTTATGCTGGCGCGTCCCTGCCACAGGATGTCTGGCAGGGCTTCGAACGCATGGCGCTTGAGGTGCGCGGCGAGATCCCGCTGATGACGTCCTCCTGGGGCATGACCGAAACGGCCCCTGCCTGCATCATGCAGCATGAGCCGGTCGACAGGGCCGGTGTCGTCGGTGTGCCCCTCAACGATGTCACGGTCAAACTGCTGCCCGACGAGGACCAGCGCTGCGAGGTGCGCGTCAAGGGATACAGCGTCTTCAAGGGCTATTACAACGATCCTCAGAAGACCGCCGAGAGCTTTGACGAGGAAGGCTATCTGATCACCGGCGATGCTATGGTGTTTGTTGATCCAGGCGACATGAACAAGGGCATGAAATTCGATGGCCGCATCTCGGAAGACTTCAAGCTCCTGACCGGAACATGGGTCCGTGCCTCCAAATTGCGCCTCGATATGCTCAGTACCCTATCGCCATTGGCGGCGGATCTGGTCATCACTGGAGCGGATCGCAACGAGATCGGCGTGATGATCTTTCCTGACAGGAAGGAATTGATCAATCAGGGCTTCGACCTTTCCGAGGATGACGGAGCCTATCACTGCAAGCTGCTGCAAGGCGAAATCCATCGTCGCCTTGCCGAGCGGGCCCGCTCCATATCGGGGTCTTCCACCAGGGTCTCACGCGCCATCGTGCTGGTGGATCCCCCCTCAATGCCCGAAGGGGAAATGACCGCCAAGGGCAATCTCAATGTCCGCAAGGTGCTGACCCGACGCGCCGACCTGCTCAAGCGCCTTTATGACAACGCCGATCCGGCCGTAACAACGATCTAG
- a CDS encoding crotonase/enoyl-CoA hydratase family protein, whose product MSDEPMLKIDIEDSIAILIMNRPAKRNAMCDELLAHIDAFISAPPEGVKVAILTGTAGHYCSGLDLSEHVARDAEGTMRHSRGWHQVMDRIQYGGLPVISAMFGAVIGGGLELASATHVRIAEPSTIFQLPEGRRGIFVGGGASVRIGRILGADRMIEMMLTGRKYSAEEGLGLGLTHYCVGEGEALAMAKDLARKIADNAPLSNYIMIQALSRIEDMAKADGLFTESLCAALTQTSPDAQEGLKAFLEKRTPNFK is encoded by the coding sequence ATGAGTGACGAACCCATGCTCAAGATCGATATCGAGGACAGCATTGCCATTCTCATCATGAACCGGCCAGCCAAGCGCAATGCCATGTGTGACGAGCTGCTCGCCCATATCGATGCCTTCATTTCGGCACCGCCAGAAGGCGTCAAGGTGGCGATCCTCACTGGTACCGCAGGGCATTATTGCTCCGGGCTTGATCTCAGCGAGCATGTCGCGCGCGACGCCGAAGGCACGATGCGCCATTCGCGCGGTTGGCATCAGGTGATGGATCGCATCCAGTACGGCGGCCTGCCGGTGATCTCGGCGATGTTCGGCGCGGTGATCGGTGGCGGTCTGGAGCTGGCCAGCGCCACTCATGTGCGCATAGCCGAACCCTCGACCATCTTCCAGTTGCCCGAGGGACGGCGCGGGATCTTCGTTGGTGGCGGAGCCAGTGTGCGCATCGGCCGAATTCTCGGCGCTGACCGGATGATCGAAATGATGCTGACCGGCCGCAAATACAGTGCCGAGGAGGGCCTCGGACTCGGGTTGACGCACTATTGCGTCGGTGAGGGAGAGGCGCTCGCCATGGCCAAGGATCTGGCCCGCAAGATCGCTGATAATGCACCCCTGTCCAACTACATCATGATTCAGGCGCTTAGCCGCATCGAGGATATGGCCAAGGCGGACGGCCTGTTCACCGAGAGCCTTTGCGCCGCCCTCACGCAGACGAGCCCGGATGCGCAGGAGGGGCTGAAGGCTTTCTTGGAAAAACGGACACCGAATTTCAAGTGA
- a CDS encoding TRAP transporter small permease has protein sequence MLKVVERIARSMAVLGGIVLVALILLTCLSVLGRGLNTIGHSAMFESVAPALATMLLDTGVGPVTGDFELVEAGIAFAIFAFLPVCQIYSSHATVDVFTTMLSPKANKWIIAFWEIVFFVVMILITWRLFVGMQNKISYGETTFLLQFPVWWAYAASFGAAVVASFVSLYCAFARIVELGSRRHFLPLTQGEGP, from the coding sequence ATGTTGAAAGTGGTGGAGCGTATCGCGCGCTCGATGGCTGTCCTTGGAGGAATTGTGCTCGTCGCACTCATCCTCCTCACCTGCCTGAGCGTGCTCGGGCGGGGGCTGAATACAATTGGTCATTCCGCTATGTTCGAGTCTGTCGCTCCGGCGCTGGCGACCATGCTGCTGGACACCGGGGTCGGGCCCGTCACGGGTGACTTCGAATTGGTCGAGGCAGGCATAGCCTTCGCCATCTTCGCCTTCCTTCCCGTCTGTCAGATCTATTCCTCTCACGCGACGGTCGATGTCTTCACCACCATGTTGTCGCCAAAGGCCAACAAATGGATCATCGCCTTTTGGGAAATCGTCTTTTTCGTTGTGATGATCCTCATCACCTGGCGCCTGTTTGTCGGCATGCAGAACAAGATCTCCTATGGTGAAACCACCTTCCTTTTGCAGTTTCCGGTCTGGTGGGCCTATGCGGCAAGCTTCGGTGCTGCGGTTGTCGCGTCCTTCGTCAGCCTCTATTGCGCCTTTGCCCGCATTGTCGAGCTCGGCTCACGCCGGCATTTCCTTCCCCTGACCCAAGGAGAAGGACCTTGA
- the pobA gene encoding 4-hydroxybenzoate 3-monooxygenase produces the protein MRTQVLIIGGGPSGLLLSQLLDKKGIDTLVLERKTRDYVLSRIRAGILEQGFVQLMREAGVSSRMDKECFVHDGTVIASGEEQFRIDFTEHTGTPVVVYGQTELTRDLYDAREAAGGKIIFEVEGVEIHDARTDKPYVTFSKDGVEQRIDADYIAGCDGFHGVSRQSIPLDVRREYEKIYPFGWLGILSETPPVHHELIYSASERGFSLCSMRNDNLSRYYIQCSLSDSPSDWSDQLFWDELKRRMPSAYADKLVTGPSIEKSIAPLRSFVTEPMRWGRLFLCGDAAHIVPPTGAKGLNTAASDIHYLYHGLVDAILEGDNEGLDRYSEKALARIWKAERFSWWMTSLLHRFPDQNDFDLKMQGAELTFLQSNREAQSAMAQNYVGLPY, from the coding sequence ATGCGTACTCAGGTCCTGATTATCGGGGGAGGACCGTCCGGACTGTTGTTGTCGCAACTGCTTGACAAAAAAGGCATCGACACATTGGTTCTGGAGCGGAAGACCCGAGACTATGTGCTCAGCCGCATTCGCGCGGGCATCCTTGAGCAAGGCTTCGTCCAGCTGATGCGCGAGGCTGGTGTTTCGAGCCGCATGGACAAGGAATGCTTCGTGCATGACGGCACGGTCATTGCCAGTGGCGAGGAGCAATTCCGCATCGATTTCACCGAACACACCGGCACGCCTGTCGTGGTCTATGGCCAGACGGAGTTGACGCGCGATCTTTATGATGCGCGCGAGGCAGCGGGCGGCAAGATCATCTTCGAGGTCGAAGGGGTAGAGATCCACGATGCCAGAACCGACAAGCCTTATGTCACCTTTTCCAAGGATGGCGTGGAACAGCGCATCGATGCGGACTATATCGCTGGGTGTGACGGCTTTCATGGCGTCAGCCGCCAGTCCATTCCGCTTGATGTCAGACGGGAATATGAGAAGATCTATCCCTTCGGCTGGCTGGGCATCCTGTCCGAGACGCCTCCCGTTCATCACGAACTGATCTATTCGGCCTCGGAGCGCGGCTTCTCGCTCTGCTCCATGCGCAATGACAATCTGAGCCGTTACTACATCCAGTGTTCGCTATCCGACAGTCCGTCCGACTGGTCCGATCAGCTGTTCTGGGACGAATTGAAACGCAGGATGCCCTCGGCCTATGCCGACAAGCTGGTCACCGGCCCGTCGATCGAGAAATCCATCGCGCCCTTGCGCTCGTTCGTCACCGAGCCGATGCGCTGGGGGCGGCTGTTCCTGTGTGGCGACGCGGCCCACATCGTGCCGCCGACTGGAGCCAAGGGGCTGAACACCGCCGCCTCGGACATCCATTATCTCTATCACGGGCTGGTTGATGCCATCCTTGAAGGGGACAATGAAGGCCTTGATCGCTATTCGGAAAAGGCGCTGGCGCGGATCTGGAAAGCGGAGCGTTTCAGCTGGTGGATGACGAGCCTTTTGCATCGCTTTCCCGACCAGAATGACTTTGACCTCAAGATGCAGGGCGCCGAACTGACCTTCCTTCAGAGCAACAGGGAAGCGCAAAGCGCGATGGCCCAGAACTATGTGGGGTTGCCCTACTGA
- a CDS encoding SDR family NAD(P)-dependent oxidoreductase: MRIENEIALVTGGGSGLGAATAQHLAKAGAKVAILDFDAERATAVAGSIGGVSIKIDVSDADAVDHAISEVESHFGSAPRIAISCAGIGLAARIVGREGKTSFDVFDRTLKVNLYGSYHVMTHAARRMMELDPLDGGERGVIINTASVAFQDGQLGQAAYAASKGGIASMCLPAAREFARFGIRVMAIAPGLFHTPMMEGLPEEVAEQITRNIPFPDRLGLPEEYALLADQIITNPYLNGTTIRLDGAVRLPPR; this comes from the coding sequence ATGCGGATTGAAAATGAGATCGCACTGGTCACCGGAGGCGGCAGCGGCCTCGGCGCAGCCACGGCCCAGCATCTCGCCAAGGCGGGGGCAAAGGTAGCTATTCTCGACTTCGATGCCGAACGGGCCACAGCGGTCGCTGGATCAATCGGCGGCGTTTCGATCAAGATCGATGTAAGCGATGCCGACGCGGTTGATCATGCCATCTCGGAAGTCGAGAGCCATTTCGGCTCGGCCCCACGGATCGCGATCAGCTGCGCGGGCATCGGGCTTGCCGCACGCATCGTTGGCCGTGAAGGCAAGACCTCGTTTGATGTCTTCGATCGCACACTGAAGGTCAATCTCTATGGCTCCTACCACGTCATGACCCACGCGGCGCGGCGCATGATGGAGCTGGACCCGCTGGACGGGGGCGAAAGAGGCGTCATCATCAACACCGCCTCGGTTGCCTTTCAGGACGGGCAGTTGGGACAGGCCGCCTATGCGGCATCCAAGGGCGGTATCGCCTCCATGTGCCTGCCTGCCGCGCGGGAATTTGCCCGCTTCGGAATTCGCGTGATGGCCATCGCGCCGGGCCTGTTCCACACCCCGATGATGGAAGGATTGCCCGAAGAGGTGGCCGAGCAAATCACCAGGAACATTCCCTTTCCTGATCGGCTCGGACTGCCAGAGGAATATGCCCTGCTCGCCGACCAGATCATCACCAATCCCTATCTCAATGGCACGACAATCCGTCTCGACGGTGCCGTCCGCCTGCCGCCCCGTTGA
- a CDS encoding TRAP transporter substrate-binding protein has translation MKKTNSNPSMARSMGNKLSALAGAAALSVFAVGAMTADTLAAEVTLRLHQFLPAQAAVPKHVLIPWMEKIQKESGGRIEIQHFPAMQLGGKPPELYDQAVDGVADIIWTLPGYTPGRFPLTEVFELPFTMTNSEAVSRAFWELAEETMMDQDFKDTKVLGLWVHGPGVIHSKEPIKSVADLNGVKLRAPTRVTNAFFKNLGATPVGMPIPAVPEALSKGVIDATVIPWEVTGALKTSELVHNHTEFGDESLYTATFVMTMNKDRYNALPDDLKAIIDANTGLEFSAMAGKLTQDEDAPPRKMAVDLGNNNIELTPEQVAEWKGAADKTIKDWVAEMDEKGLDGTGLLARATELIEKHSK, from the coding sequence ATGAAGAAAACAAACAGCAACCCATCCATGGCCCGTTCGATGGGCAACAAACTGTCCGCACTGGCTGGTGCCGCTGCCCTGTCCGTGTTTGCTGTCGGTGCGATGACCGCGGACACTCTGGCTGCCGAAGTCACCCTGCGCCTGCATCAGTTCCTGCCTGCGCAGGCTGCCGTGCCCAAGCATGTGCTGATCCCCTGGATGGAGAAAATCCAGAAGGAATCCGGTGGCCGCATCGAGATCCAGCATTTCCCGGCCATGCAACTCGGCGGCAAACCGCCCGAGCTCTATGATCAGGCCGTTGACGGTGTCGCCGACATCATCTGGACCCTGCCGGGCTATACGCCGGGTCGCTTCCCGCTCACCGAAGTCTTCGAGCTTCCCTTCACCATGACCAATTCCGAAGCCGTTTCCCGCGCCTTCTGGGAGCTGGCCGAAGAAACCATGATGGACCAGGATTTCAAGGACACCAAAGTTCTCGGCCTGTGGGTCCATGGCCCCGGGGTCATTCACTCCAAGGAGCCGATCAAGAGTGTTGCCGATCTCAATGGCGTCAAGCTCCGTGCTCCGACCCGCGTGACCAACGCCTTCTTCAAGAACCTTGGTGCCACGCCGGTCGGCATGCCGATCCCGGCAGTGCCCGAAGCCCTGTCCAAGGGCGTGATCGACGCAACCGTTATTCCGTGGGAAGTGACCGGTGCGCTCAAAACCAGCGAGCTGGTGCACAATCACACCGAGTTCGGGGATGAGTCCCTCTATACCGCGACCTTCGTCATGACCATGAACAAGGACCGTTACAACGCTCTGCCCGATGACCTCAAGGCGATCATTGATGCCAACACGGGTCTCGAATTCTCCGCGATGGCTGGCAAGTTGACGCAGGACGAGGATGCTCCGCCGCGCAAGATGGCCGTTGATCTGGGCAACAACAACATCGAGTTGACCCCCGAGCAGGTCGCCGAATGGAAGGGCGCTGCGGACAAGACCATCAAGGACTGGGTTGCCGAAATGGACGAAAAAGGTCTCGACGGCACCGGCCTTCTGGCCCGGGCAACCGAGCTGATCGAAAAGCACAGCAAATAG
- a CDS encoding amidohydrolase family protein yields the protein MVDLAKIRAIDIHTHAEEPCGCHSDDGYDELQSTMAKYFRAPWNHPPTVPESAQHYREQNIAAVIFPVDAERETGYRRYKNEEVAELAANNSDVLIPFASIDPWKGKMGVREARRLMRDFGIKGFKFHPTMQGFYPNDRIAYALYEAIEEEGGIALFHTGQTGVGSGMPGGNGMRLKYSNPMYMDDVAVDFPELKIILAHPSFPWQEEALAVAQHKPNVYIDLSGWSPKYFPEILVRYCNSILRKKVLFGSDWPMITPERWLADFEKIAIKDELREDIIKGNAARLLELEG from the coding sequence ATGGTTGATCTGGCGAAAATTCGTGCAATCGACATTCACACCCATGCGGAAGAACCCTGCGGCTGCCATTCCGATGATGGTTATGACGAGCTCCAGTCCACCATGGCAAAGTATTTCCGTGCGCCATGGAACCACCCGCCGACGGTGCCCGAGTCCGCACAGCATTATCGCGAGCAGAATATCGCAGCCGTGATCTTCCCGGTCGATGCCGAGAGGGAGACCGGCTATCGCCGCTACAAGAACGAAGAGGTGGCCGAGCTTGCCGCAAACAACAGCGACGTGCTGATCCCCTTTGCCTCCATTGATCCGTGGAAGGGCAAGATGGGCGTTCGCGAGGCACGCCGCCTGATGCGCGATTTCGGCATCAAGGGCTTCAAGTTCCATCCCACCATGCAGGGTTTCTACCCCAATGACCGCATCGCCTACGCCCTTTATGAGGCCATCGAGGAAGAGGGCGGCATCGCCCTGTTCCACACCGGCCAGACCGGCGTCGGCTCCGGCATGCCCGGCGGCAATGGCATGCGTCTGAAATATTCCAACCCGATGTATATGGATGATGTGGCGGTGGATTTTCCCGAGCTGAAGATTATCCTCGCTCATCCCTCCTTCCCATGGCAGGAGGAGGCGCTGGCGGTGGCCCAACACAAGCCCAATGTCTACATCGACCTCTCCGGCTGGTCGCCGAAATATTTTCCCGAAATTCTGGTGCGCTACTGCAATTCCATCCTGAGGAAAAAAGTCCTGTTCGGGTCCGACTGGCCGATGATCACGCCCGAGCGCTGGCTCGCCGATTTCGAG
- a CDS encoding TRAP transporter large permease: protein MTILELGYVSFPVLLVMIFLRAPIGLAMMICGIGGLYLAMGGPSMVLAKLKSETYSTFSSYSLTIIPMFLLMGQFASLSGLSTSLFKAAESWLGHRKGGVAMAAIGACAGFGAICGSSLATAATMSRVALPELRRYGYDGGFATATLAAGGTLGILIPPSFILVIYAILTEQNIAKLFLAAFVPGILAAIGYIITISIYVRLKPKSAGTKEPVAYAQRFRDLVDVWPVLLLFGAVVGGIYFGWFTPTEGAAVGAAGTGFIALIKGNLNWDVLKKSFIATASSTAMIFFIVLGASFYNSFLALSQVPQELSSWVVSQGFSPWTVLSLILIFYLIFGCLMDSLSMILLTIPIFFPVISVLDFGMSPEHLAIWFGVLVLIVVEVGLITPPVGMNLFIINAMASDTRITETYKAVVWFVASDIVRVIILLLFPAITLFLLPG from the coding sequence TTGACCATTCTTGAATTGGGCTATGTGTCATTTCCGGTTCTGCTGGTGATGATCTTCCTGCGCGCGCCTATTGGCCTCGCCATGATGATCTGCGGCATTGGCGGTCTCTATCTGGCCATGGGCGGGCCGAGCATGGTGCTCGCCAAGCTCAAGAGCGAGACATACTCGACCTTCTCAAGCTATTCGCTGACCATCATTCCGATGTTCCTTCTGATGGGGCAGTTCGCCTCGCTTTCGGGCCTTTCCACCTCGCTGTTCAAGGCGGCGGAAAGCTGGCTTGGCCATCGCAAGGGCGGTGTCGCCATGGCGGCAATCGGAGCCTGCGCCGGGTTTGGCGCGATCTGCGGCTCGTCGCTTGCCACCGCCGCAACCATGAGCCGGGTGGCTCTGCCCGAGTTGCGTCGCTATGGCTATGACGGCGGCTTTGCCACCGCAACGTTGGCCGCGGGCGGCACGCTGGGGATCCTGATCCCGCCGTCCTTCATTCTGGTGATCTATGCCATTCTCACCGAGCAGAATATCGCCAAGCTGTTTCTGGCTGCTTTCGTGCCGGGTATTCTGGCGGCCATCGGCTACATCATCACCATTTCGATCTATGTCCGGCTGAAGCCGAAATCCGCCGGAACGAAGGAGCCGGTTGCCTATGCCCAGCGCTTTCGGGATCTGGTTGATGTCTGGCCGGTGCTGCTGCTCTTTGGCGCTGTTGTCGGGGGCATCTATTTTGGTTGGTTCACACCGACCGAAGGCGCAGCCGTGGGCGCTGCGGGCACAGGGTTTATTGCGCTCATCAAGGGCAACCTCAACTGGGATGTCCTGAAGAAAAGCTTCATCGCCACCGCGTCCAGTACCGCCATGATCTTCTTCATCGTGCTCGGGGCCAGCTTCTACAACAGCTTTCTCGCCCTCAGTCAGGTTCCGCAGGAGCTTTCGAGCTGGGTGGTCAGTCAGGGCTTCAGCCCGTGGACCGTGCTGTCGCTGATCCTGATCTTCTATCTGATCTTCGGTTGCCTGATGGACAGCCTCAGCATGATCCTCCTGACCATTCCGATTTTCTTCCCGGTGATCAGCGTGCTCGATTTTGGCATGTCGCCGGAGCATCTGGCCATCTGGTTTGGTGTTCTGGTGCTGATCGTCGTCGAGGTTGGCCTGATCACGCCACCGGTCGGGATGAACCTCTTCATCATCAATGCCATGGCCTCGGACACCAGAATTACCGAGACCTACAAGGCCGTGGTCTGGTTCGTGGCTTCCGACATCGTGCGGGTGATCATCCTGCTCCTGTTCCCTGCCATCACCTTGTTCCTGTTGCCCGGCTGA